A portion of the Fusibacter sp. A1 genome contains these proteins:
- the pflA gene encoding pyruvate formate-lyase-activating protein — protein MNTGRVYKIETMGLLDGPGIRSVFFLEGCPLRCSYCHNPESQTCRVGTPVYSPDEVVRISKKYLPYYKRTGGGVTFSGGEPLLQGEFLIETLKTLKKQGIHTAIDTSGIGNDRYHDEVLRNVDLVILDVKAFSESKHRALTGVSLSGLEAFIAKLTKFKGQIWIRHVMLPGATDSTEAMDQLLEIISPLTKLIEKIEILPYHKLGDDKYSQLEIENTLLDMSEMDKKIAKGYEIYAMCALLNKRKQCLLTEAV, from the coding sequence ATGAACACTGGGAGAGTCTATAAAATTGAAACGATGGGACTGCTTGATGGACCTGGAATTAGAAGCGTGTTCTTTCTTGAAGGCTGTCCTTTAAGGTGCTCCTACTGTCATAATCCGGAATCACAGACTTGCAGAGTCGGCACGCCTGTGTACAGTCCAGATGAGGTTGTACGCATTAGTAAAAAGTATTTGCCCTATTACAAGCGAACTGGTGGCGGCGTCACTTTTTCGGGTGGGGAGCCACTCCTTCAAGGGGAGTTTTTGATAGAGACGTTAAAGACACTAAAAAAACAAGGAATCCATACAGCAATTGACACTTCGGGGATTGGAAATGACAGATACCACGACGAGGTGCTACGAAATGTGGATTTGGTGATTCTGGATGTCAAAGCGTTTAGCGAAAGCAAACATCGTGCATTAACAGGTGTTTCACTATCAGGGCTTGAGGCGTTTATAGCGAAACTTACTAAGTTCAAGGGTCAGATCTGGATCAGGCATGTCATGCTGCCCGGGGCTACCGATTCGACTGAAGCGATGGATCAACTGCTTGAAATCATTAGTCCGCTAACGAAATTGATTGAAAAAATCGAGATTTTACCGTATCATAAACTTGGGGATGATAAATATTCTCAATTGGAGATAGAAAATACCCTGTTGGATATGTCTGAAATGGATAAGAAAATAGCCAAGGGATATGAGATATACGCCATGTGTGCGTTACTTAACAAACGAAAGCAGTGTCTGTTGACAGAAGCTGTTTAG
- a CDS encoding GNAT family N-acetyltransferase: MFIETERLVLRKFANDDFDDFCEFAMDDEMCKMMGRNLMSTKDDARWNFEWLKDKEERGYVLQYKDTGRVIGNLTVGGVPKELLGLEELKDKIGRSMSFSISKSYQHKGLMFEAVSAVIKHLFELEGMDYVQCGHFPFNIASEMLQKKMDFKYLTTLRFVDEGIEVVSVENILWNSMKKTSL, from the coding sequence ATGTTTATAGAAACGGAACGCCTTGTTCTACGTAAGTTTGCGAATGATGATTTTGATGATTTTTGCGAGTTCGCGATGGACGATGAGATGTGCAAAATGATGGGCAGAAATCTGATGTCAACAAAAGACGATGCCCGTTGGAATTTTGAGTGGCTTAAGGATAAGGAAGAACGGGGTTATGTACTACAGTATAAGGATACGGGTAGAGTGATTGGCAATCTTACCGTTGGTGGTGTCCCGAAAGAACTTTTGGGACTTGAGGAACTAAAGGACAAGATTGGTAGAAGCATGTCCTTCTCGATTTCTAAAAGCTATCAGCATAAGGGGTTGATGTTTGAGGCGGTAAGCGCCGTTATTAAGCATCTATTTGAACTAGAGGGGATGGACTACGTTCAGTGCGGTCATTTTCCTTTTAATATCGCTTCTGAAATGCTTCAAAAGAAAATGGATTTCAAGTACCTTACAACGCTAAGGTTTGTAGATGAAGGAATAGAGGTTGTTTCTGTTGAAAACATCCTCTGGAACAGCATGAAAAAGACTTCACTTTAA
- a CDS encoding Crp/Fnr family transcriptional regulator, producing MRYKKGDKIFSSGDEANKLYIVCTGKTKVTKYTQDGKEQIIYILTSGDFIGAFNLLKKDKFDFDMIALKDTTISALEKDAFDRLILLNPSITLKVLEKAYERIMKVERLAERLALTSLDQRVASMLLNFADEIGKPTEQGIVLELSMNQEELGAYAGITRETISRKLNLFQENQWIELVGTKKVIVKDVNALRNAFN from the coding sequence ATGCGGTATAAAAAGGGTGACAAGATATTCAGTTCAGGCGATGAGGCCAATAAGCTTTATATCGTCTGCACAGGAAAAACAAAGGTGACAAAGTACACTCAAGATGGAAAAGAGCAAATCATCTACATCCTCACATCTGGGGATTTTATCGGTGCGTTCAACCTCTTGAAAAAAGACAAATTCGATTTTGATATGATCGCCTTGAAGGACACTACAATCAGCGCTCTTGAGAAGGACGCTTTCGATAGGCTGATCTTGCTTAATCCAAGTATTACTTTGAAAGTGCTTGAAAAGGCCTATGAACGAATCATGAAGGTGGAACGTCTGGCTGAAAGGCTGGCGCTCACAAGTTTAGACCAGCGCGTTGCGTCCATGCTGTTGAATTTTGCAGATGAGATAGGCAAGCCGACCGAACAGGGAATTGTACTTGAGCTGTCGATGAATCAAGAAGAATTGGGCGCTTACGCAGGCATTACAAGAGAGACCATCAGTAGAAAACTGAATCTGTTCCAAGAAAACCAGTGGATTGAACTTGTTGGGACAAAAAAGGTGATCGTGAAAGACGTAAATGCCTTACGGAACGCTTTTAACTAA
- a CDS encoding HAMP domain-containing sensor histidine kinase, with product MRTRLRIYIPILMVMLLITSIFFAAFFVHAEENPLNVLILNSYNDQYKWTVDTLKGIRETISSTGFDVNVRIEYMDGKNIYSDDHNQMLYELYKLKYADVNFDAIITTDDYAFDFLLEYRNELFADTPVFFCGVNSLEPYAEYDLENIYGLVEDNSLIETVDVALKQNPKLKNINIVVDSSISGLSTRREMIKDIEEYDKELKFNFVEGDTLMEIQATIRGMSDDESIVIVAFYSIDNKGTAYNSQEDVTKAIADASSVPVYGLWSFSFEHGIVGGKLVSGYSHGEKTAKLMLDFINNHQLKSKIYSDGTDSNIHMYDYNELTKYGLDVNLLPKGSIIINQPESFYEKHKHVILVSFAIIFLLVIYIIILRTQITTASKKIEETQMSLMLAEKTSALSVLMNGIAHEMNTPLGNCIMVVSYLERVNEEIKEKYQNTSLTKSDLAENIHLIEDSCKRLSLNLGKATELVESFKAISVQHETVSSRMFNFKSYMEEVLLSLDVFSNQSNYTLEFNCPNELYIFSKPGYYYQIFSNLISNSVEHGFKDMDKGHIVINVGMDGGDLVVEYFDNGKGGDKVCKTVFDPFYSSKRGSDHSGLGMYNVYNIVSSQNGSIECSSKENEGVNYIIRIPQA from the coding sequence TTGAGAACAAGACTCAGAATCTACATACCAATATTGATGGTTATGTTACTCATTACGAGTATTTTTTTTGCTGCATTTTTCGTACATGCTGAAGAAAATCCGCTAAATGTTTTAATCTTAAATTCTTACAATGATCAGTATAAATGGACGGTGGATACCTTAAAAGGGATAAGAGAGACTATAAGTTCAACAGGATTTGATGTTAATGTAAGAATAGAGTATATGGATGGTAAAAACATTTATAGCGATGATCATAATCAAATGTTATATGAGTTATATAAACTTAAGTATGCTGATGTTAATTTTGATGCGATCATCACCACTGACGACTACGCTTTTGATTTTCTTCTTGAGTATAGAAATGAACTATTTGCTGATACGCCTGTATTTTTCTGTGGAGTTAATTCGCTCGAACCCTATGCTGAATATGATCTTGAAAACATTTACGGTCTAGTCGAAGACAACTCACTCATTGAAACAGTTGATGTAGCCCTAAAGCAAAACCCTAAGTTGAAAAATATCAATATTGTAGTTGATTCAAGCATATCAGGATTATCAACACGTCGAGAAATGATAAAAGATATTGAGGAATATGACAAGGAACTAAAATTCAACTTTGTAGAGGGTGACACTCTTATGGAAATCCAAGCGACTATAAGAGGTATGTCTGATGACGAATCCATAGTTATTGTCGCCTTTTATAGTATTGATAATAAGGGAACTGCATATAATTCTCAAGAAGATGTAACTAAAGCTATCGCTGATGCCTCTTCTGTACCGGTGTATGGCTTATGGTCTTTTAGTTTTGAACATGGTATTGTTGGTGGCAAGCTTGTTTCGGGGTATTCACACGGTGAAAAAACTGCGAAACTCATGCTGGACTTCATAAATAATCATCAGCTGAAGAGTAAAATATATAGTGATGGTACGGATTCGAATATCCATATGTATGACTATAATGAATTAACTAAATACGGACTAGATGTCAACTTGCTTCCTAAAGGAAGCATCATCATAAACCAACCAGAATCATTCTATGAAAAGCACAAACATGTCATTTTGGTTAGTTTTGCAATTATCTTCTTGCTTGTCATCTATATCATTATTTTGAGAACGCAGATCACAACCGCTTCAAAAAAAATTGAGGAAACTCAGATGTCTCTTATGTTGGCGGAAAAAACAAGTGCACTGAGTGTGCTTATGAATGGTATTGCCCATGAAATGAACACTCCTCTTGGGAACTGTATTATGGTTGTCTCCTATTTGGAGAGGGTAAACGAAGAGATCAAAGAAAAATATCAGAATACGTCTCTCACTAAATCCGATTTAGCTGAAAACATACATCTTATTGAGGATTCTTGTAAAAGACTTTCTTTAAACTTAGGTAAAGCGACAGAACTTGTTGAATCATTCAAAGCGATATCAGTTCAGCATGAGACTGTAAGTAGTAGAATGTTTAATTTTAAAAGCTATATGGAGGAAGTGCTTTTATCGCTCGATGTCTTTTCTAACCAATCCAACTACACACTAGAGTTCAACTGCCCTAATGAATTGTACATTTTCAGTAAGCCTGGATACTATTATCAAATTTTTTCGAACTTGATTTCCAATTCAGTGGAGCATGGCTTTAAGGATATGGATAAAGGCCATATTGTGATCAATGTCGGTATGGATGGCGGAGACTTGGTCGTCGAGTATTTTGATAATGGTAAAGGTGGAGATAAAGTATGCAAAACAGTTTTCGATCCATTCTATTCAAGTAAACGAGGTAGCGATCATTCAGGACTAGGTATGTATAACGTGTACAATATCGTGTCTTCTCAAAACGGAAGTATCGAATGCTCCTCAAAAGAAAACGAAGGAGTTAACTATATTATCAGAATTCCACAGGCTTAA
- a CDS encoding VOC family protein: protein MRPSIKLISILTDNLTEMLTFYKDVLGFTTEDESGGYIELIHDGVRIALCSKELMYELTKHEAFLEERKGKSFELAFWVATKTEVDSTYKELIDKGATAILAPHDMPWGQRTAMFADPDGNCHEVYAD from the coding sequence ATGCGACCATCAATCAAACTAATTTCAATACTCACAGACAATCTAACAGAAATGCTGACATTCTATAAAGATGTGCTGGGCTTTACAACAGAGGATGAAAGTGGCGGTTATATCGAACTAATTCATGATGGCGTGAGAATCGCTCTCTGTTCAAAAGAACTTATGTATGAGTTAACAAAACATGAGGCATTTCTTGAAGAAAGAAAAGGCAAAAGTTTTGAACTCGCATTTTGGGTTGCTACAAAAACAGAAGTCGATTCAACCTATAAAGAATTGATCGATAAGGGTGCCACAGCCATCTTAGCCCCACACGATATGCCTTGGGGTCAAAGAACTGCCATGTTTGCCGACCCTGATGGAAACTGCCATGAAGTCTATGCTGATTAA
- a CDS encoding VOC family protein: protein MQKMYMNLKVGNIEKSRSFYKGLGFDAIEMYNTEKSSVYRMLDDCFLMVYETGALDHHKNIPGVDMKTYQNSSFSLAADSIAEIDEMINKVKALGGHVYPEPIDNEFMYGHGFVDMDGNIWDLFLFKETKDKV, encoded by the coding sequence ATGCAAAAAATGTATATGAATTTGAAGGTAGGCAATATCGAAAAATCTAGAAGTTTTTATAAGGGGCTCGGGTTTGATGCAATAGAAATGTATAACACTGAAAAGTCCAGCGTCTATCGTATGCTTGATGATTGCTTCCTTATGGTTTATGAAACCGGCGCGCTTGATCACCACAAAAATATCCCAGGTGTAGACATGAAGACCTATCAAAACTCATCCTTTTCACTGGCTGCAGACAGCATTGCTGAAATTGATGAGATGATAAATAAAGTAAAAGCCTTGGGTGGACATGTTTATCCTGAACCCATTGACAATGAGTTCATGTACGGGCACGGTTTTGTCGATATGGACGGCAATATATGGGATTTGTTTTTGTTTAAAGAGACAAAGGATAAGGTGTAG
- a CDS encoding GNAT family N-acetyltransferase, with protein sequence MKIHTSSYWQNEQVVLRAMEPEDWQAGFDSYFDSEARRMLQYQLELPITEKKAQSDTEYFSYFNQESGRLMFTILNKEGDIVGAVNLNSIDERNGLFSIGMQISSGHRAKGYGTAAMKILLDYAFNERRLHKFNVSVIDYNIGSATMLQKVGCQKEGVRREVIYMKGKHYDEVLYGLTATDFNDRAR encoded by the coding sequence ATGAAAATACATACATCAAGCTATTGGCAAAATGAACAAGTCGTACTAAGGGCGATGGAACCAGAGGACTGGCAAGCTGGATTTGACAGCTATTTTGACTCGGAAGCTAGAAGAATGCTTCAGTATCAATTGGAACTGCCTATCACTGAGAAAAAGGCACAAAGTGATACTGAATATTTTTCATACTTTAATCAAGAGTCTGGCAGACTCATGTTCACCATCTTAAACAAAGAAGGTGACATTGTAGGGGCTGTCAACCTAAACAGCATCGATGAAAGAAATGGACTTTTCAGCATTGGCATGCAGATTTCTAGCGGGCACAGGGCAAAAGGCTATGGCACAGCAGCGATGAAGATTTTGCTCGACTATGCCTTCAATGAAAGACGACTGCATAAGTTTAACGTTTCGGTGATTGACTACAACATCGGCTCAGCTACGATGCTTCAAAAGGTCGGCTGTCAAAAGGAAGGCGTCCGTAGAGAGGTTATCTATATGAAGGGAAAACACTACGATGAAGTCTTATACGGACTAACGGCAACGGATTTTAACGACAGAGCGAGATAA
- the pflB gene encoding formate C-acetyltransferase has product MKAWTAFNKGGWQSEISVRDFIVSNYEEYTGDESFLASKTEKTQTLWDKCEVLIKEEIEKGIIDIETAVFSGVDAFEAGYIDKESEVIVGLQTDAPLKRIVNPYGGFRMVEASLDAYGYSLDETMKQHFTSFRKTHNEGVFDAYTPKMKQARSVGLLTGLPDAYGRGRIIGDYRRVALYGVDFLIKNKQDDLAHLLNRAMDEKTIRLREEVNEQIRALIALKNMARTYGFDLSKPAESAKDAVQYFYFAYLAAIKENNGAAMSLGRNTTFLDIYIERDIKSGVLTEEGAQELIDQLVIKLRLVRHLRTPDYNTLFAGDPTWVTEAIGGMNDNGKSLVTKTAYRFLHTLTNLGAAPEPNMTVLWSENLPEAFKRYCMKMTTQTGAIQYENDDLMRPLYTDDYGIACCVSAMTIGKQMQYFGARTNMGKALLYALNEGHDELKTTRDGEPVKIVDGVKALKSDVLNYDEVMSRFKYVIDDVAGLYVDTMNIIHYMHDKYAYEAVQMGLHDTTVHRLMAYGMAGISLVADSLSAIKHAKVTAIRNEKGITTSFSIDGEYPQYGNDDDRVDELAIEVVEYFMDALKKHVPYRDSEQTMSLLTITSNVVYGKKTGATPDGRLAGEPFAPGANPMHGRDNMGALASLNTVAKLPYEASCRDGISNTFSIVPEALGKEDETRFMNLAGILDGYFSQGAFHLNVNVLSKELLIDAMHHPEKYPTLTIRVSGYAVHFNRLTKEQKMEVINRTCHTAC; this is encoded by the coding sequence ATGAAAGCATGGACAGCGTTTAATAAAGGTGGATGGCAGTCGGAAATAAGTGTCAGGGACTTTATTGTATCGAACTATGAGGAATATACTGGCGATGAAAGCTTTTTAGCATCTAAAACGGAGAAAACACAGACCTTATGGGATAAGTGTGAGGTACTGATAAAAGAAGAGATTGAAAAGGGCATCATCGATATCGAGACAGCGGTATTTTCAGGAGTCGACGCATTTGAAGCTGGGTACATCGACAAGGAGAGCGAAGTCATCGTGGGACTTCAGACCGATGCGCCGCTAAAGAGGATTGTCAATCCTTACGGTGGTTTTAGAATGGTTGAGGCGTCACTCGATGCCTATGGCTATTCGCTTGACGAAACTATGAAACAGCATTTTACTTCTTTTAGAAAAACGCATAATGAAGGCGTGTTTGACGCTTATACCCCCAAGATGAAACAGGCGCGTTCGGTAGGTTTGTTGACAGGCCTTCCTGATGCGTACGGAAGAGGACGGATTATCGGCGATTACCGCCGCGTCGCGCTTTATGGAGTAGACTTTCTGATTAAAAATAAGCAAGATGACTTAGCACATCTGCTCAATCGGGCGATGGATGAAAAAACAATACGTTTAAGAGAAGAAGTTAACGAGCAAATCAGAGCGCTTATCGCTTTAAAGAATATGGCAAGAACCTATGGCTTTGACCTTTCAAAACCGGCTGAGTCGGCTAAGGATGCTGTTCAGTACTTCTATTTTGCCTACTTGGCCGCCATTAAGGAGAACAATGGGGCGGCGATGAGTTTAGGCAGAAACACCACGTTTTTAGACATCTATATCGAAAGGGATATAAAATCGGGTGTACTGACTGAAGAAGGAGCACAGGAGCTCATCGATCAGCTCGTCATCAAGTTGAGACTGGTCAGACATTTGAGAACGCCGGATTACAATACTTTATTTGCAGGCGATCCGACGTGGGTGACAGAGGCTATCGGTGGTATGAACGACAATGGTAAGAGTCTTGTGACTAAAACGGCGTACAGGTTCCTCCACACCCTCACCAATTTGGGTGCGGCGCCGGAACCGAATATGACGGTACTTTGGTCTGAAAACTTACCTGAGGCCTTTAAGCGATACTGCATGAAGATGACAACGCAAACGGGTGCCATCCAATATGAGAACGACGACTTGATGCGCCCACTGTACACGGATGATTACGGTATTGCCTGCTGTGTGTCGGCAATGACAATCGGTAAGCAAATGCAGTACTTCGGTGCGAGAACCAACATGGGTAAAGCGCTGCTTTATGCGCTTAATGAGGGTCATGACGAGTTAAAGACTACGCGAGATGGCGAACCTGTCAAAATTGTCGATGGAGTAAAAGCGCTTAAGAGTGACGTGTTGAATTACGATGAGGTGATGAGCCGATTTAAGTATGTGATTGATGATGTTGCCGGACTCTATGTGGATACGATGAACATTATCCATTATATGCACGACAAATATGCTTACGAAGCCGTTCAAATGGGGCTTCATGACACGACTGTGCATCGACTGATGGCATATGGCATGGCGGGCATATCACTGGTGGCGGACTCCTTAAGTGCGATCAAACACGCTAAAGTCACCGCTATCAGAAACGAAAAGGGCATAACAACCTCGTTTTCAATCGATGGTGAGTATCCACAATACGGAAACGATGATGATCGTGTGGACGAGCTTGCGATTGAAGTGGTCGAGTACTTTATGGACGCGCTGAAAAAACATGTTCCTTATAGAGATTCAGAGCAAACGATGTCGCTTCTGACAATCACATCGAATGTGGTTTATGGTAAAAAGACCGGTGCGACTCCTGATGGACGTTTGGCAGGAGAACCTTTTGCTCCGGGTGCGAATCCTATGCACGGACGAGACAATATGGGAGCGCTTGCTTCCCTTAATACGGTTGCGAAGCTTCCCTATGAGGCTTCGTGCCGGGACGGGATATCAAATACGTTTTCAATTGTTCCTGAAGCACTTGGAAAAGAAGACGAAACACGATTTATGAATTTAGCGGGAATCCTTGACGGTTACTTTTCGCAGGGGGCTTTTCACTTAAATGTCAATGTCCTTTCTAAGGAGCTGCTTATTGATGCAATGCATCACCCTGAAAAGTATCCGACACTAACGATCAGGGTGTCGGGATATGCGGTTCACTTCAATCGGTTGACTAAAGAACAAAAGATGGAAGTAATCAATAGAACGTGCCATACGGCTTGTTAG
- a CDS encoding GntR family transcriptional regulator, which translates to MNIVITNTSKKPIYEQIETQLIEQILKGSLTDGEQLPSIRSLARSLGVSVITVKRAYDDLETQGYLYTIGGKGSYVVGQSQERVQEKQRQIVEEQLYHTIAEFKIMGVGKKDVLEIISLLWEEE; encoded by the coding sequence GTGAACATTGTAATTACAAATACCTCAAAAAAGCCGATATATGAGCAAATCGAAACGCAACTGATTGAACAGATTCTAAAAGGCAGTTTGACAGATGGAGAACAACTGCCATCCATTCGATCACTCGCCCGTAGCTTAGGTGTGAGTGTCATCACAGTTAAACGTGCATATGATGATCTAGAAACTCAAGGATATCTTTACACAATCGGCGGCAAGGGCTCATATGTGGTGGGCCAAAGTCAAGAGCGAGTTCAGGAAAAGCAACGCCAAATCGTTGAAGAGCAGTTGTATCACACAATTGCTGAGTTTAAAATCATGGGTGTCGGCAAAAAGGATGTCTTAGAAATCATTTCGTTACTCTGGGAGGAGGAATAA
- a CDS encoding MTH1187 family thiamine-binding protein translates to MAVVEVTIVPLGTADTSVSKYVADCHRIVTEQSEIKYLLTPMATVLEGDLATIMELIAKMHEVPFASGAKRVSTSIKIDDRRDKIGTIDQKLKSVEEKL, encoded by the coding sequence ATGGCAGTAGTAGAAGTCACTATCGTCCCGCTTGGTACTGCGGATACCAGCGTAAGCAAATACGTTGCCGATTGCCACCGGATTGTAACTGAGCAAAGTGAGATCAAGTATTTACTGACCCCTATGGCTACAGTACTTGAAGGCGATTTGGCCACTATCATGGAGCTAATTGCAAAAATGCATGAAGTCCCGTTTGCTAGTGGTGCCAAGCGTGTATCGACATCCATTAAAATAGATGATAGGCGCGATAAGATAGGAACTATCGATCAAAAGCTGAAGTCTGTTGAGGAGAAACTTTGA